One genomic segment of Salipiger profundus includes these proteins:
- a CDS encoding anthrone oxygenase family protein, with the protein MVGVLWLDWSNSANRIIWLGAAGCFLAVFAITMGYFAPSNTALAAKTIPVEQVSGKLDTWLMIHNFRIVLAIAASALGVLAVSR; encoded by the coding sequence CTGGTCGGCGTGCTCTGGTTAGACTGGAGCAACAGCGCCAACCGCATCATCTGGCTCGGCGCGGCCGGCTGCTTCCTCGCTGTTTTCGCGATCACCATGGGCTATTTCGCGCCTAGCAACACGGCGCTTGCCGCAAAGACCATTCCTGTCGAGCAGGTTTCGGGGAAGCTCGATACCTGGCTCATGATCCACAATTTCCGCATCGTCCTCGCCATCGCCGCTTCGGCGCTCGGCGTGTTGGCGGTCAGCCGCTAG
- a CDS encoding ferredoxin--NADP reductase: MKLTKWRRGSFLKRGLSYTTSLIGKEDVARGTLAVHLKKPEGFAFNAGQAVYVTLPSLEEEDGKGRVRTFSIASAPDDTDLAIATRLTDSAFKRSLASLPAGSAIEIEGPYGDLTLHDETARRVVFLAGGIGITPFRSMIRDAVRHAPTRDTYLFYSNRNPADAAFLSEFEQASANNPGLKLVATMTDAPDWQGDRGFITREMIERYVGDITSPVFYLAGPSAMVAAMATLLTKAGVGPENIRAEEFTGY, translated from the coding sequence ATGAAGCTCACCAAATGGCGGCGTGGCAGTTTTCTCAAGCGGGGCTTGTCCTACACGACCAGCCTCATCGGCAAGGAAGACGTCGCTCGCGGCACCCTCGCGGTTCACCTGAAGAAGCCGGAAGGCTTCGCCTTCAACGCCGGTCAGGCCGTCTATGTAACCTTGCCCTCGCTCGAGGAAGAGGACGGCAAAGGACGCGTGCGGACCTTTTCCATCGCTAGCGCACCGGATGACACCGATCTGGCGATCGCGACCAGACTGACGGACTCAGCCTTCAAGCGGAGCCTTGCCAGCCTACCCGCCGGATCGGCAATCGAAATAGAAGGCCCCTACGGTGATTTAACGTTGCATGACGAAACGGCGCGACGGGTGGTGTTCCTTGCGGGCGGGATAGGCATCACGCCATTTCGCAGCATGATCCGCGACGCTGTCCGCCACGCGCCCACCCGTGACACGTATCTCTTCTACAGCAATCGAAACCCTGCCGATGCAGCGTTCCTTTCGGAGTTTGAGCAGGCTTCAGCAAACAATCCGGGCCTAAAGTTGGTGGCGACGATGACCGATGCACCTGACTGGCAAGGCGATCGCGGGTTCATCACGCGCGAAATGATCGAACGGTACGTCGGTGACATCACCAGCCCGGTCTTCTATCTCGCCGGTCCATCGGCAATGGTCGCCGCCATGGCAACCTTGCTCACGAAGGCGGGCGTTGGACCGGAAAACATCCGTGCCGAAGAGTTCACCGGATACTGA
- a CDS encoding strawberry notch C-terminal domain-containing protein encodes MSFARQFLHPAPELPADRARNDPAALLQHGAHLLAGKIEACSYARFQEMTGLTLDEADGTMKENLPPIQQFLNRCLALRIDMQDAIFEAFGGFLSAIIEDARQAGTLDVGLETLKAEKFVISDRKVIFEHEATGATATALTVERTDRNDPLNLPRVKAICADTKGATLCWNKTSKRAALMVKAPAFMDEDGVPILRVKLLRPMATEILALSEFSKSHWEGVDDAMFDQLWQAEVDAVPEFTTSKITLICGLLLPIWDRLPADNMRIYRLQTEDGERAIGRLVSQEQLLNVYARLGLDCQMDMTPQEVFAAVIDGKTTLSLLGGYKLRRSLVMGQPRLELTGASGVALPALKALGCFTEVIQWKTRVFIPVDGIDVLACVLAEHPVGASGADAAA; translated from the coding sequence ATGTCCTTCGCCCGACAGTTCCTCCACCCGGCGCCGGAACTTCCCGCCGATCGAGCGAGGAATGATCCGGCCGCACTCCTTCAGCATGGCGCGCATCTTCTAGCAGGCAAGATCGAGGCCTGCTCCTACGCCAGGTTTCAGGAGATGACCGGGCTGACGCTTGATGAGGCGGATGGCACCATGAAAGAAAACCTGCCGCCGATCCAGCAGTTCCTGAACCGCTGTCTTGCGCTCCGCATCGACATGCAGGATGCGATTTTTGAGGCCTTCGGCGGGTTCCTTTCGGCCATCATCGAGGATGCGCGTCAGGCGGGCACGCTCGATGTGGGCCTTGAGACGCTTAAGGCCGAGAAATTCGTGATCTCCGACCGGAAGGTCATCTTCGAGCATGAGGCGACGGGTGCGACGGCCACCGCGCTGACGGTCGAGCGGACCGATCGCAATGATCCGCTCAACCTGCCCCGCGTCAAAGCCATCTGCGCTGATACCAAAGGCGCGACGCTCTGTTGGAACAAGACCTCCAAACGCGCGGCGCTGATGGTGAAGGCGCCGGCCTTCATGGATGAGGACGGTGTGCCGATCCTGAGGGTGAAGCTCCTGCGGCCCATGGCGACCGAAATCCTTGCGCTTTCCGAGTTCTCGAAATCACACTGGGAAGGGGTCGACGATGCGATGTTCGACCAGCTCTGGCAGGCCGAGGTCGATGCGGTGCCGGAGTTCACCACCTCCAAGATCACGCTGATCTGCGGTCTCCTTCTGCCGATCTGGGACCGGCTGCCCGCCGACAACATGCGCATCTACCGACTTCAGACCGAAGACGGGGAGCGCGCCATCGGACGTCTGGTCAGCCAGGAGCAGCTTCTGAACGTCTATGCGCGGCTTGGGCTCGATTGCCAGATGGATATGACGCCCCAGGAGGTCTTTGCTGCGGTGATCGACGGGAAGACGACCCTCAGCCTTCTTGGCGGTTACAAGTTGCGCCGGTCGCTGGTCATGGGACAGCCGAGGCTTGAACTCACTGGCGCGTCGGGCGTGGCCCTGCCCGCATTGAAGGCCTTGGGCTGCTTCACCGAAGTGATCCAGTGGAAAACGCGGGTGTTCATCCCGGTGGATGGCATCGATGTGCTCGCGTGCGTGCTCGCCGAGCATCCGGTTGGCGCCAGCGGTGCCGATGCCGCCGCATGA
- a CDS encoding DUF7146 domain-containing protein: MSARRSIADLSADLADRAESFCRQYFPEGRKQGNYWQVGDTSGAKGQSLAIRLQAQGGRKAGSWQDFATGEYGDLIDLLHERLGSVTLKETLREARSFLGEAPCPVVPRETQRAERPDAAPSKRIAQARKLFAAGKPVLGTLAATYLQGRGITRLGPALRYHPRVFLWQGEDDSDLPQKAPALLAKITDDRGQITGCARVYLDPSTGGLAAIESPKRILGQLHGHAIRFWSGSPRSDLIVGEGLENTLSVGTALPEFDLASCLTATHLGLFIPPPGVKRIWIARDNDEAGRNASMRLRNQLESLDIACGELVSTMGDFNDDLRAFCQRCAAPVPAQGHEGARSGDRGRVSACLHS, from the coding sequence ATGAGCGCGCGGCGCAGCATCGCAGACCTCTCGGCCGATCTGGCAGACCGTGCCGAGAGTTTCTGCCGCCAGTATTTCCCCGAAGGACGCAAGCAGGGCAATTATTGGCAAGTCGGCGACACCTCGGGCGCCAAGGGTCAGAGCCTTGCCATCCGTCTTCAAGCTCAAGGTGGGCGCAAGGCCGGGTCCTGGCAAGATTTCGCGACGGGTGAATACGGCGACTTGATCGACCTGCTGCATGAACGGCTTGGGTCGGTCACGCTCAAAGAGACGCTGAGGGAGGCCCGGTCTTTCCTCGGCGAGGCCCCCTGCCCTGTCGTACCTCGTGAAACCCAAAGGGCTGAGCGCCCGGATGCAGCCCCCAGCAAACGCATCGCTCAGGCACGCAAACTCTTTGCCGCAGGCAAGCCGGTGCTTGGCACCTTGGCCGCCACCTATCTGCAGGGGCGCGGGATAACACGGCTTGGACCTGCCCTGCGCTATCACCCCCGGGTTTTTTTGTGGCAAGGCGAGGACGACTCCGATCTGCCGCAAAAGGCCCCTGCCCTGCTCGCGAAGATCACTGACGATCGGGGCCAGATCACCGGATGCGCAAGGGTCTATCTCGACCCGTCCACCGGCGGTCTGGCCGCGATCGAGAGCCCGAAACGGATCCTCGGGCAGCTTCACGGCCATGCCATCCGCTTCTGGTCCGGCTCACCTCGCAGCGATCTCATCGTCGGCGAAGGGCTCGAGAACACCCTCTCGGTTGGCACCGCTCTCCCGGAGTTCGATCTCGCCTCCTGTCTCACCGCCACCCATCTCGGGCTCTTCATCCCGCCACCGGGGGTCAAGCGCATTTGGATCGCGCGGGATAACGATGAAGCTGGCCGTAACGCATCCATGAGATTGCGTAACCAGCTGGAATCGCTAGATATTGCCTGTGGTGAACTCGTGTCGACCATGGGGGATTTCAACGACGATTTGCGGGCATTTTGCCAAAGATGCGCTGCGCCTGTCCCTGCTCAAGGCCATGAAGGCGCAAGGTCTGGAGATCGAGGACGGGTGAGCGCCTGTCTCCACTCGTGA
- a CDS encoding DUF2493 domain-containing protein: MPHQTDIQEETGVTSAILDHLTLHGATPGPGDTDHRPLPQPDEVELAMATLFETTIGLLTGSQLEDTLEEMLWSLTSIFHRRLTHIQKLLDDNEFEVRESLAIQDGSEVASVELERLQMIGLKLWDHRDAFEQMRDLAVDHFSAATGSPWLPRTGSKVSHRGLTSAVVDSRAYLSAKRRKETEVHCPEGTRIAFSGGDYQAYDLIWSVLDATHAKYPDMVLLHRGTPKGAEMIAARWADTRGVTQVVFKPDWKSHGKAAPFKRNDKMLETMPQGLIATPGSGITENIVDKARKLGIRIKRIGA, from the coding sequence ATGCCCCATCAGACAGACATCCAAGAGGAAACCGGCGTGACCTCCGCCATCCTCGACCACTTGACACTTCATGGCGCAACGCCCGGGCCCGGCGACACCGATCATCGCCCCCTGCCCCAACCCGATGAGGTTGAGCTCGCGATGGCGACGCTTTTTGAGACCACCATCGGCCTCCTCACGGGCAGCCAGTTGGAAGACACTCTCGAAGAGATGCTCTGGTCCCTGACCTCGATTTTCCATCGCCGGCTCACCCATATCCAGAAGCTTCTCGATGACAACGAATTCGAGGTCCGGGAAAGCCTCGCTATCCAGGACGGCTCCGAGGTCGCCTCGGTCGAACTCGAGCGCCTCCAGATGATCGGGTTGAAGCTCTGGGACCATCGTGACGCCTTCGAGCAGATGCGCGATCTGGCCGTGGACCACTTCTCGGCTGCCACCGGCTCGCCTTGGCTGCCCCGTACCGGGTCCAAGGTCTCGCATCGCGGCCTCACCTCCGCCGTGGTGGACAGCCGGGCCTATCTTTCGGCCAAGCGCCGCAAGGAGACAGAAGTGCATTGCCCCGAAGGCACGCGGATCGCTTTTTCAGGCGGGGACTATCAGGCTTACGATCTGATCTGGTCCGTCCTCGATGCCACCCACGCGAAATACCCCGACATGGTGCTTCTGCACCGCGGCACGCCCAAAGGTGCCGAGATGATCGCCGCCCGCTGGGCAGATACGCGCGGTGTCACTCAGGTGGTTTTCAAACCCGACTGGAAGAGCCACGGCAAGGCCGCTCCCTTCAAGCGCAACGACAAGATGCTCGAGACCATGCCCCAAGGGCTGATCGCCACCCCCGGTTCGGGCATCACCGAGAACATCGTCGACAAGGCCCGCAAGCTCGGGATCCGGATCAAGAGGATTGGGGCTTAG
- a CDS encoding helix-turn-helix domain-containing protein, whose amino-acid sequence MSAFESITKGLEEALAFADGDVAGAKVHEVSVAEVDVAEVRQRTGLSQAEFARSIGVAKGTLLNWEHGRRHPTGPAQVLLALIAKKPSVVQDLLRGT is encoded by the coding sequence ATGAGTGCATTCGAATCCATCACCAAGGGGCTGGAAGAGGCGCTGGCCTTCGCAGATGGCGACGTGGCCGGCGCGAAGGTCCATGAAGTTTCCGTTGCTGAGGTCGATGTCGCCGAAGTTCGGCAACGGACTGGCCTGTCCCAGGCGGAGTTCGCCAGGAGCATTGGCGTCGCGAAAGGCACGCTGCTGAACTGGGAACACGGGCGCCGACACCCGACAGGCCCGGCACAGGTTCTGCTGGCACTGATCGCAAAGAAGCCTTCTGTCGTGCAGGATCTATTACGCGGCACGTGA
- a CDS encoding type II toxin-antitoxin system RelE/ParE family toxin — protein MTRLQTVVELPEFQRRAKAIMSDQEREAAISFIAANPQAGISLGGGLRKVRIPREGGGKSGGFRTVYAFGGTHMPIFLITVFAKNEKANLSKTEQAAAVEMSKALVAKYGDAT, from the coding sequence ATGACACGATTGCAAACAGTGGTCGAACTGCCCGAATTTCAGAGGCGCGCCAAGGCCATCATGTCGGACCAGGAGCGCGAGGCTGCGATCAGCTTCATTGCCGCCAATCCGCAAGCGGGCATCTCTCTTGGTGGCGGATTGCGAAAGGTCCGCATCCCGAGAGAGGGGGGCGGAAAAAGCGGCGGCTTCAGGACGGTGTATGCCTTTGGCGGGACCCATATGCCGATTTTCCTGATTACGGTCTTTGCCAAGAATGAGAAAGCCAACCTGTCAAAGACCGAACAGGCCGCGGCAGTAGAGATGAGCAAGGCGCTTGTCGCGAAATATGGAGACGCAACATGA
- a CDS encoding DUF736 domain-containing protein, giving the protein MTTNCIKFTSADIETAKGIGSISTLTFDLDIMVEPVASANPMAPTHRVLGRSPRGKLVECGGIWKKQNKETGADYYTLTIRDHGFNANLGKAANQDDLSLQAVIPWRPKDAA; this is encoded by the coding sequence ATGACCACCAACTGCATCAAATTCACCAGCGCCGACATCGAAACCGCCAAGGGCATCGGCTCCATCTCGACCCTGACCTTCGACCTCGACATCATGGTCGAACCCGTCGCGAGCGCGAACCCGATGGCCCCCACGCACCGTGTCCTCGGCCGCTCCCCGCGCGGCAAGCTGGTCGAGTGCGGCGGCATCTGGAAGAAGCAGAACAAGGAGACCGGCGCCGACTACTACACGCTGACCATCCGCGACCACGGCTTCAACGCCAACCTCGGCAAGGCCGCGAACCAGGACGATCTGTCCCTGCAGGCCGTCATCCCCTGGCGGCCGAAAGACGCCGCGTGA
- the repA gene encoding plasmid partitioning protein RepA, with product MIPVTPLASEKPSALATDISERLNAAIREHLLSAFAPDSTKTLRSFSAPEAAELLGVSGQFMRKVHSEGTISEPEDVRGGRRYYTAQEIWDAREILEKSSRKKGRYLPRRSGDEKLQIWQLMNFKGGSSKSTTSIHLAHYFALRGYRVLVVDLDPQGSLTSMCGISPEIEFDGLTVYDAIRYDDPVSMADVVVPTYFPGLSIAPSRLMLSEFETESAVHSNPDQPFFTRIRNALSQVEDDFDLVLMDSPPQLGFLTIAGMAAASSLIVPLTPSMLDVSSTAQFLELAGAYMGVIEDAGATLQYDHFKFLITRDEPTDVPSQQLTSFMRALFQDRVMSATALKSTAISDATMLKQSIYEVVRSEMTRATYDRAKGSMDAVGQEVEVMIHQSWGRK from the coding sequence ATGATTCCTGTGACACCACTGGCAAGCGAGAAGCCTTCAGCGCTCGCGACAGATATTTCCGAGCGGTTGAACGCTGCCATCCGGGAACACCTCCTCTCTGCTTTTGCCCCAGATAGCACCAAGACGCTACGGTCTTTTTCTGCGCCTGAGGCGGCAGAACTTCTTGGGGTCTCCGGTCAGTTCATGCGAAAGGTGCACTCAGAGGGAACGATCTCAGAGCCCGAGGATGTTCGTGGAGGGCGGCGCTATTACACGGCGCAAGAGATTTGGGATGCACGCGAGATCCTAGAGAAGTCATCACGCAAGAAAGGACGGTATCTGCCGCGTCGGTCTGGTGATGAGAAACTGCAAATATGGCAGTTGATGAACTTCAAGGGCGGCTCGAGCAAGAGCACCACGAGTATCCATCTTGCGCATTATTTCGCGCTACGCGGCTATCGAGTGTTGGTCGTTGACCTTGATCCTCAAGGATCACTCACGTCCATGTGTGGCATCAGCCCGGAAATCGAGTTTGATGGGCTGACTGTCTATGACGCGATCCGCTACGACGATCCGGTCAGCATGGCCGACGTCGTTGTTCCCACTTACTTCCCGGGGCTTTCAATTGCGCCGTCGCGACTCATGCTGTCTGAGTTCGAGACTGAATCTGCAGTTCATTCGAACCCCGACCAGCCGTTCTTTACGCGGATCCGAAATGCATTGTCCCAAGTTGAGGATGATTTCGACCTTGTCTTGATGGACAGTCCGCCCCAGTTGGGCTTCTTGACAATCGCTGGAATGGCCGCAGCGAGTTCTCTGATTGTACCTCTAACTCCCTCGATGTTGGACGTTTCGTCGACCGCTCAGTTCCTCGAACTCGCCGGGGCCTACATGGGGGTAATCGAGGATGCAGGCGCGACGCTGCAGTATGATCACTTCAAATTCCTGATCACTCGGGATGAGCCGACGGATGTTCCCTCACAGCAGCTGACCTCGTTTATGCGTGCGCTTTTCCAAGACCGCGTCATGTCTGCGACCGCTCTCAAGAGCACTGCAATCAGTGACGCGACCATGCTCAAGCAGTCCATCTATGAGGTTGTGCGCTCGGAAATGACCCGAGCGACCTACGATCGTGCGAAAGGCTCGATGGATGCTGTGGGACAGGAAGTGGAAGTCATGATCCACCAATCATGGGGGCGTAAGTAA
- the repB gene encoding plasmid partitioning protein RepB — protein sequence MSGIANTIARSSSTSAERVPKTSAPALGALQGSLVSIREIDPALIDDWGPQDRLDEFTAVNAEDDDEGFEALKNSIREGGQQVPILVRRSKAAEGRFEAIYGRRRLKACRELGIKVRANVQDVDDATALLAKGLENAARRNLSFYEKARFAEAIQAAGHESATVRQVLNLSASGHSHLTKVTQNVPSRVGDVIGSAPKSGRPRWTDLAELFLERKLTEKIALKLLAKTSTSSTSDERLEALIKEASKRGTKVSSGPREITPMDGVVIKASRGSVSLSVKKSGTSAEFASWLESNLEDIIKRSYTEFTDVNSEGDK from the coding sequence ATGTCGGGCATCGCGAATACCATCGCGCGTTCCAGCAGCACTTCGGCCGAGAGGGTCCCCAAAACGAGCGCGCCTGCGTTAGGGGCTCTTCAGGGGTCACTTGTGTCTATCCGCGAGATCGATCCTGCTCTGATCGACGATTGGGGTCCCCAGGATCGGTTGGATGAGTTTACAGCTGTAAACGCCGAGGATGACGATGAGGGTTTTGAGGCGCTCAAGAACAGCATCCGTGAAGGCGGTCAACAGGTGCCAATCCTCGTTCGGCGCTCCAAAGCTGCCGAGGGGCGCTTCGAAGCGATTTATGGTCGCCGCAGATTGAAAGCTTGCCGGGAGCTCGGAATTAAAGTCCGTGCCAACGTTCAGGATGTCGATGACGCCACGGCCTTGTTGGCCAAAGGGCTGGAAAATGCGGCGCGTCGCAACCTCTCGTTTTATGAAAAGGCGCGCTTTGCTGAAGCTATCCAAGCCGCGGGGCACGAAAGCGCAACGGTACGCCAAGTTTTGAATCTGTCTGCATCAGGCCATTCGCACCTGACGAAGGTGACGCAGAATGTCCCGTCCAGAGTCGGAGACGTGATTGGTTCGGCACCCAAGTCCGGCCGGCCGAGATGGACGGACTTGGCCGAGCTGTTCCTCGAGCGGAAGCTCACCGAGAAGATCGCGCTCAAATTGCTGGCCAAAACTAGCACCTCATCGACGTCTGATGAGCGGTTGGAAGCGCTGATCAAGGAAGCAAGCAAGCGCGGAACGAAAGTGTCCAGCGGTCCTCGTGAGATTACGCCGATGGATGGCGTTGTCATCAAAGCAAGCCGAGGGAGCGTGTCTCTTTCGGTGAAGAAGTCCGGCACAAGTGCCGAGTTCGCAAGCTGGCTTGAGAGCAACCTCGAGGACATCATCAAGAGATCCTACACCGAGTTTACAGATGTAAACTCGGAGGGTGACAAGTGA
- the repC gene encoding plasmid replication protein RepC, giving the protein MSIAWQPSGWRKASAGLAAAEQLAQAGEQVAVPKTRAFVAVKRVGAYIGLKAGDMMLLDTLGAFTQAQDWEEGQRPIVWASNAYLMEQTGFSLSALKRHARRLAETGVISFQDSPNGKRWGRRDAEGRIVEAYGFDLSPLSARVEEFEELHAELQAERELCQRLKRQITVARRMIRARIEAAVSGALRGPWNQFTALFEELLDRLPRRHEASEQLARLLTWFRELQERVEAAFLKATEATLPVENAFETKEQVPEKTQEMNPREVISDPHILITNQLNPVTCNSSENEEVAAIVTNAQPVDQVDRELEEWVAEVRKKRAALDLPTVMQACPEFASWARNMGGFLKDWGDLHRVAGQLRPMIGVSEHAWNVAQNRLGKQVATAALALVFEKHCAGEVSSPGGYLRGMVEKAGAGELHLERSFYGRLSGQAA; this is encoded by the coding sequence ATGTCCATCGCATGGCAGCCCTCCGGTTGGCGCAAAGCCTCAGCAGGTCTCGCTGCCGCAGAGCAGCTTGCCCAAGCCGGTGAACAGGTAGCTGTACCCAAAACACGGGCTTTCGTTGCCGTGAAGCGGGTTGGCGCATACATCGGCCTCAAGGCCGGAGACATGATGCTCCTCGACACGCTCGGGGCGTTTACCCAAGCCCAGGACTGGGAGGAGGGGCAACGCCCGATCGTCTGGGCGTCAAACGCCTATCTGATGGAGCAGACCGGGTTCTCGCTGTCCGCGCTCAAGCGCCATGCAAGACGGCTGGCCGAGACCGGCGTGATCTCCTTTCAGGACAGCCCAAACGGCAAGCGCTGGGGCCGCAGGGACGCCGAGGGGCGCATCGTCGAGGCCTATGGCTTTGATTTGTCGCCGCTGTCGGCGCGTGTCGAGGAGTTCGAGGAGCTTCATGCCGAATTGCAGGCCGAACGCGAGCTCTGTCAGCGCCTGAAGCGCCAGATCACGGTGGCACGCAGGATGATCCGGGCGCGGATCGAGGCGGCCGTCAGCGGCGCGCTGCGCGGGCCCTGGAATCAATTCACAGCCCTTTTCGAGGAGCTTCTGGACCGGCTTCCGCGCCGCCATGAAGCCTCCGAGCAGCTTGCGCGGCTCTTGACTTGGTTCAGGGAGCTCCAAGAGCGTGTCGAGGCGGCCTTCCTCAAGGCAACAGAGGCTACTCTGCCTGTGGAAAACGCGTTTGAAACCAAGGAACAAGTTCCCGAAAAGACTCAAGAAATGAACCCCAGGGAGGTCATTTCCGACCCCCATATACTAATTACAAATCAACTTAATCCTGTAACCTGTAATTCCTCAGAAAATGAGGAAGTCGCGGCCATTGTGACCAATGCTCAGCCCGTAGATCAGGTTGATAGGGAGCTGGAAGAGTGGGTTGCCGAGGTGCGCAAGAAACGCGCTGCGCTGGATCTGCCTACGGTCATGCAGGCCTGTCCCGAATTCGCATCCTGGGCCCGCAATATGGGCGGGTTCCTGAAAGATTGGGGTGATCTACACCGGGTTGCCGGGCAGCTCAGACCGATGATCGGGGTGTCCGAGCATGCCTGGAACGTGGCGCAGAATCGCTTGGGCAAACAGGTGGCGACAGCAGCGCTGGCGCTTGTCTTCGAGAAGCATTGCGCCGGCGAAGTTTCGTCGCCAGGGGGCTATCTGCGCGGCATGGTCGAGAAGGCCGGGGCAGGGGAGCTGCATCTCGAGCGCAGCTTCTATGGCAGGCTCAGCGGGCAGGCGGCGTGA
- a CDS encoding tyrosine-type recombinase/integrase, whose translation MASETEQSTSTPSDTNKDAPIYERDQEESVGIALPSHVSGSGTLDRLVDTARDYARAAASENTLKAYAKDWAHFARWCRMKGAEPLPPSPEMIGLYLADLASGSGPSPTLSVSTIDRRLSGLAWNYAQRGFSLDRKNRHIATVLAGIKRKHARPPVQKEAILAEDILAMVASLPYDLRGLRDRAILLLGYAGGLRRSEIVSLDVHKDDTLDSGGWIEIFDKGALLTLNAKTGWREVEIGRGSKDQTCPVHALEQWLHFTKIDFGPVFVGTSRDGKRPSDTRLNDKHVARLIKRTVLDAGIRSELPEKERLALFSGHSLRAGLASSAEVDERYVQKQLGHASAEITRRYQRRRDRFRVNLTKAAGL comes from the coding sequence ATGGCCTCAGAGACCGAGCAATCGACATCAACGCCCTCTGATACGAATAAGGATGCGCCCATCTACGAGAGAGATCAAGAGGAAAGCGTTGGCATTGCTTTGCCCTCCCATGTTTCGGGGTCCGGGACCCTCGATCGGCTGGTCGACACCGCCCGCGACTATGCCCGAGCCGCTGCGTCCGAGAACACGCTGAAGGCCTATGCAAAGGACTGGGCACATTTTGCACGCTGGTGCAGGATGAAGGGTGCCGAGCCGCTGCCACCATCACCCGAGATGATCGGACTGTATCTCGCGGATCTTGCGTCCGGGTCAGGCCCCTCCCCTACCCTTTCGGTCAGCACCATAGACCGCCGCCTGTCCGGTCTTGCGTGGAACTACGCACAGCGCGGCTTTTCCCTCGACCGAAAGAACCGGCACATCGCCACGGTGCTGGCGGGGATCAAGCGCAAACATGCCCGCCCGCCGGTGCAGAAGGAAGCGATCCTGGCGGAAGACATCCTCGCGATGGTGGCCTCCCTGCCCTATGACCTGCGCGGGCTGCGGGATCGCGCAATCCTGCTGCTCGGCTATGCCGGAGGCCTGCGCCGCTCGGAAATCGTGAGCCTGGACGTGCACAAAGACGATACGCTGGACTCCGGCGGCTGGATCGAGATCTTCGACAAGGGCGCGCTTCTGACCTTGAATGCCAAGACCGGCTGGCGCGAAGTCGAGATCGGCCGAGGTTCCAAGGATCAGACCTGTCCCGTGCATGCGTTGGAACAATGGCTGCATTTCACCAAGATCGACTTCGGTCCGGTCTTCGTCGGCACCTCACGGGATGGCAAACGCCCCTCCGACACACGGCTGAACGACAAGCATGTGGCCCGGCTGATCAAGCGCACAGTCCTGGACGCCGGCATCCGATCCGAGCTGCCCGAGAAAGAACGACTGGCACTGTTCTCCGGTCACTCGCTGCGTGCTGGCCTCGCCAGTTCGGCGGAGGTCGACGAGCGCTACGTTCAGAAGCAGCTGGGGCATGCCTCCGCCGAGATAACCCGCCGTTACCAGCGACGCCGTGACCGGTTCCGCGTGAACCTGACCAAGGCCGCCGGTCTCTGA